The sequence below is a genomic window from Rudanella lutea DSM 19387.
TAACGCTTGCCTTTGCTACCCCGGTAGGTGTACGAACCGGTCAGAATGTTGCGCTCATTGAAAAAGTAATCGATACCCGCCTGAATGTTGTTATTCATGACCCGTTGCCGAAAATCGCCGTTCTGCTGGCTAATCAGGGTCGAGTCGTTGCGGTAGACTTCCTGATAGAGCGAGTTGCGACCCGGACGCCGACGGTACGCAATCGTGTAATTGACAAAGAAATTGAGGTTTTTCTTGCGGTAGTTGAGGTTGGTAGCTACCCCCAAATTGGCCGGATACCCCGTAATCAGGTCGACCGAGCTGTTGAAACCCTCCTGCCGTTCTTTTTTAAGCACAATATTGATTACCCCACCCATACCTTCGGCTTCGTACCGGGCCGATGGGTTGGTGATCACCTCGACGCGCTCAATCTGACTTCCCTGTAACTGTTGCAGGCCCGCGCCCCCTTTGAAACTCACCAGCCCCGACGGCTTTCCGTCGATCAGAATCCGGACGCTGCCACTACCGCGCAGGCTAATGTTGCCCTCTACATCGACCGCTACCGACGGAATATTGCGCATCACGTCGATGGCCGTACCACCCGCGTTAGCAAGGTCTTTCCCAACGTTGAAAATCTTTTTATCTAAGGCCAGTTCCATTTGGCTCTTTTCGCCCTGCACCACCACCTCAGCTAACCGCTGCGCCGACGTTTTTAGCACAACAGTCCCTATTTGCACGTCGGCATTGGCCACCCGCACGGGCGAGATTACTTTGCTCAGGTACGCTACCGATGAGATTTTGAGGTAATACTGACCGGCTGCAACCGGAATCGTAAACGTACCGGCTTCGTTGGCGGTAGCGCCAGCCACCAGCGCAGAATCGGCACTTCGGTGCAGAGCCACCGTGGTAAACGGCACGGGCGCGTTCTGCTCATCAACGAGGGTTCCGCGAACCGACACGGGCGTTTGGGCAAAAACAGATGAACCTAAGCAACCAACCAACAACAATAGGTATAAATTCTTCATACCTGTAGAAGAGACCGCCCGGTTTGCTTTACTGTAAAAAGGGGGATTTTAAAGGCAGGATGAGGTAGGTTTAGGAAATCCTACTATGCATTCCGGGAGTCATTGAACTGTAAACCCCAAACGCGCGTCGGGGCGGCAAACCATATGGTCTGCCGCCCCGACGCGCGTTTTTTATTAGCTGATACGCTTAGTTCGGATAACCCGGATTCTGCGTTTTCAGGTTCGGGTTGTTGAGCATCTCCGGCCGGGGCAGGGGCAGCAACAGGTGCTTCTGCTCCAGAGCCTTGTTGGTGCTCAGGTTCACGTGACCCACAAAGTTGTCAAAGCCTTTGGTCGTCTCGTTGAACACTTTCCGCAAACGAACCATATCAAACCAGGTGATCTGCTCGTAGCAGAACTCATACCAGCGCTCGCGCCATACGGCCTCGCGGAAGCTGTTCTGCGTGAACGTACCCAGTGCCGGAGTCGTCAGCTTAGCGCGGTCGCGGATACGCTTCAGAGCCTCAACCGTAGCGGCCGTTGGGCCACCTACTTCGTTTTGCGCTTCGGCAAAAATCAGCAGTGTTTCGGCAAACCGAATCTGCGGTACGTTCAGGTTGTTGTTCCGCGTACCGGCTACACCCTGCGTACCGTTTGACGTCCGGTTGAAGTGCTTGAACACATACGGACGGCCCAACTCAAACCGGGCACCGGTTCCGTTGGTGAAGTACGTCGTGTAGAAGTACCCTTCCTGATCCTTCGTACGGAGGTCGCCCGCTTCGTACGAGTTGTAGAACGACAGCGTTGGAATGGAGCTACCTGTACCCGTTGGGCCGTTGAAGTTAATCGGCTTGAAGTTTCCGTAGAAGTTATCCATCGGGTTACCTGCTACCACGGCGTTGTACTGAAGCTGGAACAGGTGCTCCGTCCGGTTTTTCAGGCTTTCGCGGTGTACATCTTCAAACGTCGGGAACAAGTTGATTGTACCGGGGTTCGCATTGGCGTACGTGATTACCTCCAGGGCCTTGTCGGCAGCCAGCTTGTAGTGCGTAGCGCCTTTCGCCAGCGGGAAGCCCGCCATTGTCAGGTACACTTTAGCCAGTTGGGTTTTCACTGCTGCCAGGTTTACCCGGCCGCTTGCATCCATCCAGGGCAGACCAGCCGCTTCAGCCGCTTTCAGGTCTTCCACAATCAGGTTGTACACGCTTTCCTGCGGAGCACGAGCAGGCAGGAAGTCCTCTGACGTAGCCGTTTGGGGCTTCGTAATGAGCGGAATATCGCCCCATAACCGTACAGCCGTAAAGTACGCCCATGCCCGGAGGAAGCGAGCCTCACCCAGAATTTTGGCCTTTTGGGCGTCCGGCATCGGCGTGATAGCCGGTACCCGGTCGAGCACGAGGTTGGCATTGGCAATTACCCGATACAGACCGTTCCAGTAGTTTACGATGTGTGCTGTATTGCCATCGTGCGAGAGGCTGTAGAGGTTGTTCAGGTCTGAGTTCTGCGCCGTTTCGGTGGTTGAGGTACCTGTCATGGCCTCCAACAACTGCCAGTTCGACGAGAAAATACCCGCACCACCTCCGAAGAAGCGCGTATCGGCGTAAACGGCCGCCAGACCCGCTTCAGCATGATCAGGAATAGTAAAGAAATTGTCAGGCTGGAGGTTCGATGGCGGTTGTTCGTCGAGGAAATCAGAACAACCAACAGGGCCAAGCAGAACGGTTCCGCAGAGCAATGCTTTGGTTATGGATTTTGCAATGGAATATCGCATGGTAGCTTCAAAAGTTTGGAATAGGGTTTACAAAGTAAGCTGCAGACCCAGCATGTAAGTTGTTGGCTTCGGATAGTTGTGCCAGATCATACCTTGTGAGAAGGCACTGTTACCACCACCCTGGTTAGTCGGCGTCACTTCAGGATCACCCACGATTGGATCATCAACCAGCAGGAAGAAGTTCTGAACCGTGGTGTAGAAGCGCAGGCGGCTTACTTTCATGCGGCTTGCCACTTGTGAAGGCAGCGTGTAACCGAACAACAGGTTACGGCCCCGCAGGAACGATCCGTCTTTGATCCAGTGGCTGTCTACGTTGGTTACGTAGCCGGCACGCGTTTCCCGAACCTCGGCAATCGGCGTGTTCTGGTTCTGTGGTGTCCAGGCGTTCAGTACCGACTTGTAGCTGTTAGCCAGTGCCTGACGGTCTTCGCTGGCGTGCAGGTTCATCATCATTACGTCGTTGCCGTACATGAACTGCAATTCGAGCGTAGCGTCGAAGTTGCCAAACTTGAACTGGTTCGTCAGAGCGCCCCAGCCTTTCGGGCTACCATTACCGATAATGCTCCGGTCAGCGTCGTTGATTACCTTGTCGCCGTTCACGTCGAGGTACTTGATGTCACCCGGCAGAATGGTCAGGTTGTTCCGGTAGCTCGTAAACTTAGCAGCTTCTTCACGCTCCGCTTCGCTCCATACACCCAGGCGAGTCAGACCCCAGAATGAACCAACTGGCGCACCTACCCGGATAATGTTGGTTGGGTTGGTGAAGTTCGGGCCACCTACGTTGAAGATGTCGGCAGGCGTAGCCAGCGTCAGTACCTTGTTGCGGTTGAGCGACAGGTTAAACGAGGTATTCCACGAGAAACCACCCCGGCTTACGTTCACCGTATTCAAACCAAATTCAAATCCTTTGTTCTCCATCGAACCTACGTTCCGGCGGATCGTAGCGTAACCACTCGACTGCGGTACGGGGGCATCGAGGAGCATGTCGGTCGTCAAACGATAGTAGTAGTCAGCCTCCAGGTTAACACGACCGTTGAACAGGCTCACTTCCAGACCTACGTCCGACTGAGCCGTTTTTTCCCAACGAAGGTCGGGGTTGGCCAGACGGTTGATACCCGTTCCGCTCACCCGCGTATCGTTGTAAACGGCCGCGTAAGTAGAGCTGAGTGTTGCGAGCGACTGATAGGTCGGAATTTCGGAGTTACCCGTCTGACCATAGCTGGCGCGCAGCTTGAGGTTCGATACAATCGGGTTGCCTTTGAGGAAGTCCTCTTCCGATACCCGCCATGCCACAGCCGCCGATGGGAAGAAGGCAAACTTGTGGTTATCACCGAATCGCGACGAACCGTCGGCCCGGCCTGTTACGGTCAACAGATACTTCTCTTTGTAACCGTAGTTAACCCGACCAAAGTAGGAGTTAAAGGCAAACCGCGATGCATTTGAACCAACCTGTGGGTTGGTAGCACCGGCACCCAGGTTGTTAAATCCGAAGTAGTCCGTTGCAAAGTTGTTCACCTGAGCGTTCATCGAGAAGAAGTTATTCTCCTGCCATGAAACCCCCAACAGACCCTGGATTGAGTGATCGGTGCCGATTTGACGGTTGTACGTCAACAGGTTTTCCAGCGACCAGAACGTTTCTTTCTGGTTGTAGGTCCGGGCGTTACCGTTACCACCGATGTTGAGCGTACGAGTCTGCGATTCGTTGTTCTCCTGCGTTACGATGTTCGTACCCAGGATCGTTTTGAACTCCAGACCTTTCGCCAGGTTCAGGTTAGCGTAGAGGCTACCAAGTACCGTTTGGGTGTTCAGGATGTACTTACGACCCATCAGACGGTGTACCGAGCTCATGGTACCTTCGGCGCTGGGGTAATCCCGGTTGTTGGCAAACTGACCGTTGGCATACCGTACAGGCAGGAACGGGAAATCCTCCACAATCTGCCGCGCTACGGCGTCATTGATATCGACCAGGTTCTCCGCCTGGTTGTTGTAGCTCAACGTACCACCAATCTTGAGCCATTTTTTCACCTGATCGTCTATCGTAAAGCGGCCTGAGTAGCGCTTCATGTACGATGTTTTGATGAGACCCTGATCATCGCGGTAACCCAGCGAGAGCGAGTACTGCGTGCGCTCGCTACCACCGCTAAAGCCCAACTGATGGTTTTGCGACAGTTTGTTTTGAGTCGACTCCTTAAACCAGTCGGTATCGTACAGTGGGTTCAGATTTTCGTCGAACACACCGGGGAAGTTGGCGCTGTATGCTTTCCGACGGGCAATGGGGTCGAGGTACGTGTACTGACCAGCCGCCCAGCCTTTCGGGTCATACTTGGCGATGTTTTTGTACGCCAGTTCTTCCGTTGCCAGATACTCACGGGCGTTGAGCACCTGCGGACGGTTGGGTCCGATGGTGTTCACGCTGAAGTCGGCGTTGTACGTTACGGTACCTTCGCCTGCTTTTCCTTTCTTGGTGGTTACGAGGATAACCCCGTTGGCACCCCGTGCTCCGTAAATAGCCGTCGACGATGCATCTTTCAGTACCTCGATCGACACGATGTCGTTCGGGTTGATGTAGTCGATAGCCGAGCTAAACTGGTTCTGGTTACCTTGTGGCAACAGTACCCCGTCGACTACGTACAGCGGGTTGTTTGATGAGTTGATTGAGCTGAAACCACGAATACGCACGGTAGTACGACCACCCGGACGACCCGAGTTCGTGTTTACCTGTACACCCGGCATACGGCCCGACAGCGCCTGGTTGAGCGACGGCGCCGGACGCTCCATAATCTGGTCAGCTTTCACACCCGCTACCGAACCCGTCAAATCGGACTTACGGACAGTACCGTAACCGATTACCACGACTTCGTTCAGTTGCTTGTTGTCGGCTTGCAGCGTCAGGTTGATGGTAGTCTGGTTGGTGACCGCTACCTCCTGGGCTGTATAACCCACAAACGAAAATACCAGCGTTGCACCCGCATCGGGTACCTCAAGCCGGAACCGGCCATCGGCATCCGTCACAGTCCCGCGTGTAGTGCCTTTCATCACTACACTTACGCCGGGCAGGGCAGAGTTGGCATCATCTACCACCCGGCCGGTAATGACCCGCTCAACGGCTTTTGTATCCGTTGCTATGTGCTCTTCAATCGCTAGGCGATCCTTAGCGACCGCGCCATACGTCAGACTGGTGCATGAGATTGCCATGAACACCTGTAGTGCGGCAACCCCCATCCATCTGCGTGGCCCAATTAAGGTTGGTATAGATTTACTCATACATTTTTCTGACTCCGCTAAGAGTCGTTA
It includes:
- a CDS encoding SusC/RagA family TonB-linked outer membrane protein, translating into MAISCTSLTYGAVAKDRLAIEEHIATDTKAVERVITGRVVDDANSALPGVSVVMKGTTRGTVTDADGRFRLEVPDAGATLVFSFVGYTAQEVAVTNQTTINLTLQADNKQLNEVVVIGYGTVRKSDLTGSVAGVKADQIMERPAPSLNQALSGRMPGVQVNTNSGRPGGRTTVRIRGFSSINSSNNPLYVVDGVLLPQGNQNQFSSAIDYINPNDIVSIEVLKDASSTAIYGARGANGVILVTTKKGKAGEGTVTYNADFSVNTIGPNRPQVLNAREYLATEELAYKNIAKYDPKGWAAGQYTYLDPIARRKAYSANFPGVFDENLNPLYDTDWFKESTQNKLSQNHQLGFSGGSERTQYSLSLGYRDDQGLIKTSYMKRYSGRFTIDDQVKKWLKIGGTLSYNNQAENLVDINDAVARQIVEDFPFLPVRYANGQFANNRDYPSAEGTMSSVHRLMGRKYILNTQTVLGSLYANLNLAKGLEFKTILGTNIVTQENNESQTRTLNIGGNGNARTYNQKETFWSLENLLTYNRQIGTDHSIQGLLGVSWQENNFFSMNAQVNNFATDYFGFNNLGAGATNPQVGSNASRFAFNSYFGRVNYGYKEKYLLTVTGRADGSSRFGDNHKFAFFPSAAVAWRVSEEDFLKGNPIVSNLKLRASYGQTGNSEIPTYQSLATLSSTYAAVYNDTRVSGTGINRLANPDLRWEKTAQSDVGLEVSLFNGRVNLEADYYYRLTTDMLLDAPVPQSSGYATIRRNVGSMENKGFEFGLNTVNVSRGGFSWNTSFNLSLNRNKVLTLATPADIFNVGGPNFTNPTNIIRVGAPVGSFWGLTRLGVWSEAEREEAAKFTSYRNNLTILPGDIKYLDVNGDKVINDADRSIIGNGSPKGWGALTNQFKFGNFDATLELQFMYGNDVMMMNLHASEDRQALANSYKSVLNAWTPQNQNTPIAEVRETRAGYVTNVDSHWIKDGSFLRGRNLLFGYTLPSQVASRMKVSRLRFYTTVQNFFLLVDDPIVGDPEVTPTNQGGGNSAFSQGMIWHNYPKPTTYMLGLQLTL
- a CDS encoding RagB/SusD family nutrient uptake outer membrane protein; translated protein: MRYSIAKSITKALLCGTVLLGPVGCSDFLDEQPPSNLQPDNFFTIPDHAEAGLAAVYADTRFFGGGAGIFSSNWQLLEAMTGTSTTETAQNSDLNNLYSLSHDGNTAHIVNYWNGLYRVIANANLVLDRVPAITPMPDAQKAKILGEARFLRAWAYFTAVRLWGDIPLITKPQTATSEDFLPARAPQESVYNLIVEDLKAAEAAGLPWMDASGRVNLAAVKTQLAKVYLTMAGFPLAKGATHYKLAADKALEVITYANANPGTINLFPTFEDVHRESLKNRTEHLFQLQYNAVVAGNPMDNFYGNFKPINFNGPTGTGSSIPTLSFYNSYEAGDLRTKDQEGYFYTTYFTNGTGARFELGRPYVFKHFNRTSNGTQGVAGTRNNNLNVPQIRFAETLLIFAEAQNEVGGPTAATVEALKRIRDRAKLTTPALGTFTQNSFREAVWRERWYEFCYEQITWFDMVRLRKVFNETTKGFDNFVGHVNLSTNKALEQKHLLLPLPRPEMLNNPNLKTQNPGYPN